Proteins encoded together in one Peribacillus asahii window:
- a CDS encoding SET domain-containing protein: MEPISVRNTKKYGRGIFAERNIKNGEFLEEAPVIVIPKIEWKLMRECILSNYIFRWGEDKALALGYGSLYNHSYIPNARYITNIENHSIDFYAMKDIHEGEEILVNYNGDPEDQSPLWFEVIE; the protein is encoded by the coding sequence TTGGAACCCATTAGTGTGAGAAATACAAAGAAATATGGCAGAGGGATATTTGCAGAACGTAATATTAAGAATGGCGAGTTCCTTGAGGAAGCGCCAGTAATTGTTATTCCTAAAATTGAATGGAAGCTAATGAGGGAGTGTATTCTTTCAAACTATATCTTCCGTTGGGGAGAGGATAAAGCTCTTGCTTTAGGATACGGTTCTTTATACAATCACTCCTACATTCCTAATGCGAGGTATATTACTAATATTGAAAACCACTCGATAGACTTTTATGCCATGAAAGATATTCATGAGGGAGAAGAGATACTGGTCAATTACAATGGAGACCCAGAGGACCAGTCTCCATTATGGTTTGAAGTTATAGAGTAA
- a CDS encoding CotH kinase family protein, which yields MQHNIPTMSIFLEPKHLEVLESDIWNEELLPSKLLVNNIPYEIGITYRGDHIRNFPQKSFRVDFGTYNERFTGREIHLNAEYSDPSFIRNKLSFDFFQDIGSVSPDCKHVFVELNGKPMGIYLQIESVDEWFLQKRQLPYGSIFYATEYHANFSLLTPEENPKPSLLSGYVRKLGKVEDDLDLEMLIYKINTISRNDFGKEITKYLDVEKYLLWLCGIVCTQNFDGFIHNYALYRNGGSGLFQIIPWDYDATWGRDWDGEIMECDDVPIEGYNTLTARLLDVKVFRDQYRLLLEEILETSFTPEALEPKITTLHRQIHPYITLDSYKKKSIDIFVNEPELILEFIAKRNKYLREHLKDLT from the coding sequence ATGCAGCATAATATTCCTACAATGAGTATTTTTTTAGAGCCCAAGCACCTTGAAGTACTGGAAAGCGACATCTGGAACGAGGAGCTTCTTCCTTCCAAGCTATTAGTAAACAACATTCCGTACGAAATCGGTATTACTTATCGTGGAGATCACATACGCAATTTTCCCCAAAAATCGTTTAGAGTCGACTTTGGAACATATAACGAGAGATTTACGGGGCGTGAAATTCACCTTAATGCTGAATATAGTGATCCCTCATTCATTCGAAACAAGCTATCCTTTGATTTTTTTCAAGACATTGGGAGTGTTTCTCCTGATTGTAAGCATGTTTTCGTTGAACTTAATGGAAAGCCTATGGGGATCTACTTACAGATTGAATCGGTCGATGAATGGTTTTTACAAAAAAGGCAGCTTCCATATGGTTCAATTTTTTATGCGACGGAATACCATGCTAATTTTTCTTTATTAACTCCGGAAGAGAATCCGAAACCTTCTCTTCTATCCGGATATGTACGGAAATTAGGTAAGGTTGAGGATGACCTCGATTTAGAAATGCTCATATATAAAATTAATACGATTTCGCGAAATGATTTTGGTAAAGAAATTACAAAATACTTAGATGTTGAAAAATATTTGTTGTGGCTATGTGGAATTGTGTGTACGCAGAACTTTGATGGTTTCATTCACAATTATGCACTATATCGAAATGGGGGAAGTGGATTATTCCAAATAATCCCCTGGGATTATGATGCAACGTGGGGCAGGGATTGGGATGGGGAGATAATGGAATGCGATGATGTTCCCATTGAAGGCTATAATACACTAACTGCACGTTTACTTGATGTAAAGGTATTCCGGGATCAGTACCGTCTTCTCCTTGAGGAAATATTAGAAACCTCATTTACACCTGAGGCATTAGAACCGAAAATTACAACCCTTCATAGACAAATACACCCTTATATAACTTTAGACTCTTATAAAAAGAAGTCCATCGATATATTTGTTAATGAGCCGGAACTTATTCTGGAGTTTATAGCCAAACGTAATAAGTATCTTCGCGAGCATCTAAAAGACTTAACATAA
- a CDS encoding sigma-54 interaction domain-containing protein, which produces MSRAFDGVPISWHEQIINLLAERVVIIDDNGMILYINEGYCQFIGTTMEKAIGQPVQDVIENSRMHRMVKTGKAELAAVQKINGSEMIANRFPIFEDGKVVGAVGNVMFRNPEEWRMYRTKIQNLVEELNYYQAKAQRDLRSKYSFEDLIGSSPIFLGAKTLAQRVSGSNSSVLLIGESGTGKELFAHAIHHKSTRASAPFVAINCSSIPEHLLESELFGYEDGAFTGAKKGGKKGQFELAGGGTLFLDEIGDMPLSMQSKLLRVLQEKEVVRVGGYKSISIDVRIIAATHRDLEEMVEKGEFRQDLYYRLNVIKIDIPPLRERKADIPPIAKRLLKKLEARFYRNSIELSAEVKERLMQHSWPGNIRELENVLERSINVLDGKTIKVSDLPLYLRDFEPEDGSAIHSNQEVSPSLVSASEPLFVQPLKETLAQVEKQAIEHALAVTKGNKLEAALLLEIGKTSFYDKCKLYNIK; this is translated from the coding sequence GTGAGTCGGGCATTTGACGGAGTACCAATCAGTTGGCATGAGCAAATTATCAATCTGTTAGCAGAACGTGTGGTCATTATCGATGATAACGGAATGATTTTATATATCAATGAGGGATATTGCCAATTTATTGGGACAACTATGGAAAAGGCAATTGGTCAGCCTGTACAGGATGTGATTGAAAACTCGCGAATGCACAGGATGGTCAAAACAGGAAAGGCGGAACTGGCTGCTGTTCAAAAAATCAATGGCAGTGAAATGATTGCCAACCGTTTTCCTATTTTTGAGGATGGGAAAGTTGTTGGCGCTGTGGGAAATGTGATGTTTCGCAATCCTGAGGAATGGCGGATGTATAGAACAAAAATTCAAAACCTCGTCGAAGAATTAAACTATTATCAAGCAAAAGCTCAAAGAGATTTGCGGAGTAAATACAGCTTTGAGGACTTAATTGGCAGCAGCCCTATCTTTCTTGGGGCAAAGACACTCGCCCAAAGAGTATCTGGGAGCAATTCATCGGTGTTATTAATCGGGGAATCGGGCACCGGGAAGGAATTATTTGCTCATGCGATTCACCATAAAAGCACCCGTGCGTCTGCTCCTTTTGTGGCGATTAACTGTTCCTCCATCCCTGAGCACTTATTAGAATCGGAATTGTTTGGCTATGAGGATGGTGCTTTTACAGGTGCGAAAAAAGGCGGTAAGAAGGGACAGTTCGAACTGGCCGGTGGAGGAACGCTTTTCTTGGATGAAATTGGGGACATGCCGCTCTCGATGCAAAGCAAACTATTAAGGGTATTGCAGGAAAAAGAGGTTGTACGTGTAGGCGGCTATAAGTCAATCTCTATTGATGTGCGAATTATCGCTGCTACCCATCGTGATTTAGAAGAGATGGTTGAAAAAGGGGAGTTCCGCCAAGATTTATATTATCGCTTAAATGTCATTAAAATTGATATTCCTCCGCTAAGGGAACGAAAGGCAGATATCCCCCCGATTGCGAAACGGTTATTAAAAAAACTGGAGGCGAGATTTTATCGCAATAGTATTGAGCTGTCTGCTGAAGTAAAAGAAAGGCTGATGCAGCACTCATGGCCCGGAAACATTCGCGAATTGGAAAATGTTTTAGAGCGTTCGATTAATGTGCTGGACGGTAAAACGATTAAGGTATCTGATTTGCCCTTGTATTTGCGCGATTTTGAGCCGGAGGACGGTAGCGCCATTCATTCTAATCAAGAGGTTTCTCCAAGCCTTGTGTCAGCATCGGAACCATTGTTCGTTCAGCCATTGAAGGAGACGCTGGCGCAAGTGGAAAAACAAGCGATTGAACATGCTTTAGCGGTTACGAAAGGCAATAAGCTAGAAGCGGCTCTGCTGCTGGAAATCGGTAAAACGAGTTTTTACGATAAATGTAAGTTATATAATATAAAATAA